The following is a genomic window from Ficedula albicollis isolate OC2 unplaced genomic scaffold, FicAlb1.5 N01086, whole genome shotgun sequence.
CGGATTGTCCCCAGGGGGCACCGGGGGACTGTCCCCATGGGACATGAATTGTCCCCACGGGGTCATGGTGTGTGGGCTGGGGACCGATGGCCACCAAAACTTGAGTGTGGGGTGGGGACACACCCTGATTGTCGCCATTGTCTGTCACATTGTGAATGTCCCCATGGACTGTCACACCGTGATTGTCCCTGTGATTGTCACACCGTGATTGTCCCCACGATTGCCACACCCTGCTCGTCCCCCCAGCATGGACAAGCTGCACCTGACCCTggctgagctgtccctgagcctcAACCACGTCCCCAACTTCACCGTGTTTGGGCACACGGTGACACCGGCAGAGTACCTGAGCAGCCACCTGGAGACACGCCTGACCAGGTGGGGACACATGGGGACATGCTGGGGACACGCTGGGGACAtgccagggacaccctgggggacacacttggggacaccctggggacatgctggggacagctggggacacatTGTCCTGAGGGGACACACACCAGGGACACACCAGGGTCACACGGGGCACACCACACCAAGGACACACCAGGGACACACGCGTGTCACACAccagggtgatgctggggaCACGCTGGGGACACGCGCGCTGTCCCAGGTGTCACACACCAGGGTCACACCAGGGTCACGCTGGGGACACGtgggctgtcccaggtgtcACACACCAGGGTCACGCTGGGGACACGCTGGGGACACACACGCTGTCCCAGGTGTCACACACCAGGGACACGCTGGGGACACGCTGGGGACACACGCGCTGTGCCAGGTGTCACACACCAGGGACACGCTGGGGACACGCTGGGGACACACGCGCTGTGCCAGGTGTCACACACCAGGGACACGCTGGGGACACGCTGGGGACACACGCGCTGTGCCAGGTGTCACACACCAGGGACACGCTGGGGACACGCTGGGGACACACGCGCTGTGCCAGGTGTCACACACCAGGGACACGCTGGGGACACGCTGGGGACACACGCGCTGTGCCAGGTGTCACACACCAGGGACACGCTGGGGACACGCTGGGGACACACGCGCTGTGCCAGGTGTCACACACCAGGGACACGCTGGGGACACGCTGGGGACACACGCGCTGTGCCAGGTGTCACACACCAGGGACACGCTGGGGACACGCTGGGGACACACGCGCTGTGCCAGGTGTCACACACCAGGGACACGCTGCCGACACGCTGGGGACACACGcgctgtggggggggggggggggggggggggggggggggggggggggggggggggggggggggggggggggggggggggggggggggggggggggggggggggggggggggggggggggggggggggggggggggggggggggggggggggggggggggggggggggggggggggggggggggggggggggggggggggggggggggggggggggggggggggggggggggggggggggggggggggggggggggggggggggggggggggggggggggggggggggggggggggggggggggggggggggggggggggggggggggggggggggggggggggggggggggggggggggggggggggggggggggggggggggggggggggggggggggggggggggggggggggggggggggggggggggggggggggggggggggggggggggggggggggggggggggggggggggggggggggggggggggggggggggggggggggggggggggggggggggggggggggggggggggggggggggggggggggggggggggggggggggggggggggggggggggggggggggggggggggggggggggggggggggggggggggggggggggggggggggggggggggggggggggggggggggggggggggggggggggggggggggggggggggggggggggggggggggggggggggggggggggggggggggggggggggggggggggggggggggggggggggggggggggggggggggggggggggggggggggggggggggggggggggggggggggggggggggggggggggggggggggggggggggggggggggggggggggggggggggggggggggggggggggggggggggggggggggggggggggggggggggggggggggggggggggggggggggggggggggggggggggggggggggggggggggggggggggggggggggggggggggggggggggggggggggggggggggggggggggggggggggggggggggggggggggggggggggggggggggggggggggggggggggggggggggggggggggggggggggggggggggggggggggggggggggggggggggggggggggggggggggggggggggggggggggggggggggggggggggggggggggggggggggggggggggggggcagccagGACAAAGGGGTGGGGGTGGTGACAggggcatggggacaggggtggtggcagcagggacacgggggtggAGGTGGTGACCGGGGCATGAGGatggggtggtggtggtggtggcagggacaaggacagcggtggtggtggcagcagggacacagggacggAGGTGACAGTGCTGTGGGGTCACGGTGGCAGCAGCTCGTGGCCCCTGCAGTGCGATCCCAACCCCAGTGTCCtgatcctgtccccagtgccctgatcctgtccccagcccctcaatcctgtccccagtgtcctgATCCTGTTCCTATTCCCCCCAgtcctgtccccagtcccccaATCCCACTCCCGGTCCCGGTCCTGTTTCTGTGGGTCCCCTGACACAGGTGACAGTGCCACAGGTGACGGTCCCACAGGTGACAGTGCCACAGGTGACAGTCCCACGGGTGGCAGTCCCACGGGTGACGGTCCCACGGGTGACTTTGTCCCAGGTACCTGGAGGCGCTGCTGCGCCAGGCCAATTCCCCCCAatcctgtccccagtcccccaATCCCACTCCCGGTCCCGGTCCTGTTTCTGTGGGTCCCCTGACACAGGTGACAGTGCCACAGGTGACGGTCCCACAGGTGACAGTGCCACAGGTGACAGTCCCACGGGTGGCAGTCCCACGGGTGACGGTCCCACGGGTGACTTTGTCCCAGGTACCTGGAGGCGCTGCTGCGCCAGGCCAGCACGGGCGCCGTGCTCCTGTCCCCGGCGCTCCAGGCCTTCACCACGGTGCCGCGCGAGGAGCAGCCCCCGTTCAGCGCCGCCGAGTTCTCCGACGTCTCAGGTGCGGCTTGGGGGGCTCGGGGGCGCTGtcaccccctgtccccagcagcgTCCCCACCCTGGCCCCTCCTGCAGAGATGAGGGCGCTGGCCGAGCTCATCGGGCCCTACGGGATGAAATTCCTGAGCGAGAACCTGATGTGGCACGTGGGGTCCCAGGTGACAGAGCTGAAGGtacaggggacagggacagggatggggacagggggcaggcatggggacaggggacaggggacagggacagggggcagggacagggggggggggggggggggggggggggggggggggggggggggggggggggggggggggggggggggggggggggggggggggggggggggggggggggggggggggggggggggggggggggggggggggggggggggggggggggggggggggggggggggggggggggggggggggggggggggggggggggggggggggggggggggggggggggggggggggggggggggggggggggggggggggggggggggggggggggggggggggggggggggggggggggggggggggggggggggggggggggggggggggggggggggggggggggggggggggggggggggggggggggggggggggggggggggggggggggggggggggggggggggggggggggggggggggggggggggggggggggggggggggggggggggggggggggggggggggggggggggggggggggggggggggggggggggggggggggggggggggggggggggggggggggggggggggggggggggggggggggggggggggggggggggggggggggggggggggggggggggggggggggggggggggggggggggggggggggggggggggggggggggggggggggggggggggggggggggggggggggggggggggggggggggggggggggggggggggggggggggggggggggggggggggggggggggggggaggagaggCCGGCGCTGCTGCCCCGCCTGACCTGTGAGTGGGGCGGGGACAGGGGTGTCACACGGGGCGTCACACACGGGGTTGCGCGGGGTGTCGCACGTGTCACACCGCTGTCCCCGCAGCGGCCGAGAACGTCCTGAAGCGCATGACCATCATCGGCGAGATCCTCAGCTTCCGCGCCATGGCCCAGCAGGGCCTCAGGGAGGTGGGACCCCAACCTGCCCCCGACCCCCGACACCGCTGGTGTCCCTgtttggggacacagcccccCCTGAGCCCCGCTGGTGTCCCTGTTTGGGGACAGAGCCCCCCTGAGCCCCCCGCTCTGTTCCCAGGTGTTCTCCCAGCGCTGCCCCTTCCTGATGGGGCCCATTGAGAGCCTGGCGGACGTAGTGACCCCCGACACCGACAtccaggtggggacagggacactgcgGGGGGCCCTTGGGCCATGAGGCACCGTGTGGCACCGTGTGGCACCGTGTGGCACTCTGTGATACTGTGTGACACCATTTGACACTGTGTGGCACCGTGTGGCACCGTGTGGCGCTGTGTGACACCGTGTGACACCGTGTGGCACCGTATCACACCGTGTGGccccctgtcccgtgtccccaggtcACCCTGAGCATCTTCGAGCTGGCCTCGGCCGCGGGGATCCCATGCGAGGTGGACCCGGCGCTGGTCACTGCGCTGGCCGGCACCAGGACAGgtctggggacactggggacaccgggggggtggctctgggggggggggggggggggggggggggggggggggggggggggggggggggggggggggggggggggggggggggggggggggggggggggggggggggggggggggggggggggggggggggggggggggggggtggcagtgtctggggacaccgggggggTGGCACTGGTCACTGCACTGGCCGGCACCAGGACAGgtctggggacactggggacaccgggggggtggctctggggggggggggggggggggggggggggggggggggggggggggggggggggggggggggggggggggggggggggggggggggggggggggggggggggggggggggggggggggggggggggggggggggggggggggggggggggggggggggggggggggggggggggggggggggggggctggtcACTGCGCTGGCCGGCACCAGGACAggtctgggggctctggggacacgggggtggcGGTGTCACGGGGGGTTTGGTAATGAGCAGCTATTTGATAATTTGCTATTTTGCTGTCTTGCGGTTTGTGCCTTATGGCTGCCTTGCTGTTTCATAATACGGCTGTTCCTACAGGAAGATTGTGTTGTTTCTTTGGTGCCCAGCTCCACAGTGTCTGAGCTTCACCTCTAAAAATAGGCATCAAGCCACTCCTGACCGACAGCCAGTTTGGAAGTGGCACtgagatgaagaaaaacaaatccctgtcactgtgctgctgtccccggCTCTGCAGAGGGCTCGTCCCCCGAGGAGGAGTACAAggtgtcctgcctgctgctggtgttCGTGgccgtgtccctgcccctgctggcCGCCGACCCCGCGTCCCAATACAGCCCCGAGCTGGACGGTGAGCgctgtgtcaccgtgtcaccgtGCGTcactgtgtcaccgtgtcactgtgtcactgtgtcactgtgtgtcactgtgtcactgtgtcacacCATGttactgtgtcactgtgtgtcatcgtgtgtcaccgtgtcactgtgtgtcactATGTGTCACcttgtcactgtgtcactgtgtgtcaccatgtcactgtgtcactgtgtgtcactgtgtcaccatgtcactgtgtcaccgtgtgtcactgtgtcactgtgtgtcaccATGttactgtgtcactgtgtcactgtgtgtcaccgtgtcaccatgtcactgtgtcaccgtgtgtcactgtgtcactgtgtgtcaccATGttactgtgtcactgtgtcactgtgtgtcaccgtgtcaccatgtcactgtgtcaccgtgtgtcactgtgtcactgtgtgtcaccATGttactgtgtcactgtgtcactgtgtgtcaccgtgtcaccatgtcactgtgtcaccgtgtgtcactgtgtcactgtgtgtcaccATGttactgtgtcactgtgtcactgtgtgtcaccgtgtcaccatgtcactgtgtcaccgtgtgtcactgtgtcactgtgtgtcaccATGttactgtgtcactgtgtcactgtgtgtcaccgtgtcaccatgtcactgtgtcaccgtgtgtcactgtgtcactgtgtgtcaccATGttactgtgtcactgtgtgtgtcaccgtgtcactgtgtgtcactgtgtcaccgtgtgtcaccgtgtcactgtgtgtcactgtgggTCGCtgtgtgtcaccgtgtcaccaTGTCACCGTGTGTCACCTtgtcactgtgtgtcactgtgccaccatgtcaccgtgtcaccgcgtgactgtgtcactgtgtgtcactgtgtgtcaccttgtcaccgtgtcactgtgtcactgtgtcactgtgtcactttCACCGTCATGGTaactgtcactgtcactgtgtcactgtgtcactgtgtcactgtgtcactgtcaccgtcaCCATCACTGTGattgtcactgtgtcactgtgtcaccgtgtcactgtgtcactgtgtcactgggTCGCtgtgtgtcaccgtgtcaccaTGTCACCGTGTGTCACCTTGTCACTGTGTGTTACTGTGTAACCGTGTCACCGTATCACCGTGTCATCATGTCAcgtgtcactgtgtcaccgtgtgtcactgtgtcaccgtgtcactgtgtcaccttgtcactgtgtcaccgtgtcaTTGTGTCACGTGTCACTGtttgtccccatgtccccgtgtgtccccatgtcaccGTGTCACCATGTCACCATGTATCCCCATGTCCCCATatccctgtgtcaccctgtccccctgtcctgggTGCTGGGAGTTGTCACTGCCCCATTGTCACAGCAGAGGATTTTGGGAGGCCAGGGGGACACTGAGATTGTCACCAAGGGAGGTGGCACAGTGGGGACTCTGGGTTGTCCCCAAtcctcctgtgtccccaaacTTCCTGAATCCTCAACCTTCCTGTGTCCCCCCTTTATTCATCACTGAcccgtgtcccctcctgtcccttcctgtccctcactgtcccctcctgtccctccctgtcccttcctgtccctccctgtccctcactgtcccctgctgtccccaggttTCACCAACAACCTGCACTGCCTGGCCAAGGCCATTGTCCAGCTCTCGGCCGCGCTCTTCACTGTCCACAACAAAAACATCGAGAGCCACCTGAAGGAGTTCCTGCTGGTCAGCCCGCCCCggcccctcctgtcccctcctgtcccctcctgtcccctcctgtcccctccctgggactgtcactgtccctgtccccagcactgactgtccctgtccctgtccctgtcccctccctgtccccagctggccTCTCTCAGCCTCCTGCAGTTGGCCCAGGAGCCGGACAAGGCGCGGCTGCGGAACCACGACTCCatcgtgctgctgctgcagctggtcaggacacctggggacacctggggacagctgggggacacttggggacacggggggggggggggggggggggggggggggggggggggggggggggggggggggggggggggggggggggggggggggggggggggggggggggggggggggggggggggggggggggggggggggggggggggggggggggggggggggggggggggggggggggggggggggggggggggggggggggggggggggggggggggggggggggggggggggggggggggggggggggggggggggggggggggggggggggggggggggggggggggggggggggggggggggggggggggggggggggggggggggggggggggggggggggggggggggggggggggggggggggggggggggggggggggggggggggggggggggggggggggggggggggggggggggggggggggggggggggggggggggggggggggggggggggggggggggggggggggggggggggggggggggggggggggggggggggggggggggggggggggggggggggggggggggggggggggggggggggggggggggggggggggggggggggggggggggggggggggggggggggggggggggggggggggggggggggggggggggggggggggggggggggggggggggggggggggggggggggggggggggggggggggggggggggggggggggggggggggggggggggggggggggggggggggggggggggggggggggggggggggggggggggggggggggggggggggggggggggggggggggggggggggggggggggggggggggggggggggggggggggggggggggggggggggggggggggggggggggggggggggggggggggggggggggggggggggggggggggggggggggggggggggggggggggggggggggggggggggggggggggggggggggggggggggggggggggggggggggggggggggggggggggggggggggggggggggggggggggggggggggggggggggggggggggggggggggggggggggggggggggggggggggggggggggggggggggggggggggggggggggggggggggggggggggggggggggggggggggggggggggggggggggggggggggggggggggggggggggggggggggggggggggggggggggggggggggggggggggggggggggggggggggggggggggggggggggggggggggggggggggggggggggggggggggggggggggggggggggggggggggggggggggggggggggggggggggggggggggggggggggggggggggggggggggggggggggggggggggggggggggggggggggggggggggggggggggggggggggggggggggggggggggggggggggggggggggggggggggggggggggggggggggggggggggggggggggggggggggggggggggggggggggggggggggggggggggggggggggggggggggggggggggggggggggggggggggggggggggggggggggggggggggggggggggggggggggggggggggggggggggggggggggggggggggggggggggggggggggggggggggggggggggggggggggggggggggggggggggggggggggggggggggggggggggggggggggggggggggggggggggggggggggggggggggggggggggggggggggggggggggggggggggggggggggggggggggggggggggggggggggggggggggggggggggggggggggggggggggggggggggggggggggggggggggggggg
Proteins encoded in this region:
- the LOC101811237 gene encoding nck-associated protein 1-like codes for the protein MDKLHLTLAELSLSLNHVPNFTVFGHTVTPAEYLSSHLETRLTRYLEALLRQASTGAVLLSPALQAFTTVPREEQPPFSAAEFSDVSEMRALAELIGPYGMKFLSENLMWHVGSQVTELKGEERPALLPRLTSAENVLKRMTIIGEILSFRAMAQQGLREVFSQRCPFLMGPIESLADVVTPDTDIQVTLSIFELASAAGIPCEVDPALVTALAGTRTEGSSPEEEYKVSCLLLVFVAVSLPLLAADPASQYSPELDGFTNNLHCLAKAIVQLSAALFTVHNKNIESHLKEFLLLASLSLLQLAQEPDKARLRNHDSIVLLLQL